The Devosia sp. MC521 genome segment AATGAAATGCCAAGCAGGTCGATCGATCGGCAGGGTGTCGGTTCCGTGCCAGCGCTTTATCGTCCGAAGAGCTGATGCCTTGACGTCTGGATTGTCGAAGTCAGGTCGCATGACCGTACGCCAGCCAGCGGGAGCGCGTTCAAAAAGTGTGGCACTCGAGTGAGGGGCGTGCTCGACAAAGCCGGGTGCGGCCCCTACGCGAGCCGCAGCCCGTGCGGCCATTGCTGCCAAATGAGAATCAGCTGCCCCGGGAAGTTCTTGGTGGTGAAGCTTGAGGAAATACTGGGCGCCATCGCACTCTATGAAGGCGCTATCAGCGTCAAGGCCTGTGTGCATCGACATTGCGTAGGGCGCAATCCATTCCAGAAGCGTGGCGCCCTGAAGATGGAACTCTGCCAGTGCAGCAGTCAGGCGGAAGTCAATCTCCGTCTTGTCGATTTCCATGCGAATTTGCCCGTTTTATCTCAGTCTCGGCCCATATTAGCTCAAATAATCGAAAAAACGTCAACCTTTCAAACCGAATATGTGTTTTTATGACCGAATAGACTTGACGACCTGCCCGAATAGTACAAATCTCAAAAACGGAGGGTCGCAATGCCAGTATTTCAGCGCTATAGCGAGAGGGAAGGGGAGTGCGCCAGTGTGGCGTCGTCCATCGCTCGCTCGCCCGTAGTTCTTCCTGGTCATGGCGCGCAGCAGTCGCTCGCATGTACTGAGATGACATTGCCCTATTGGCCGCGTGGCTCCGCCATTTCCGATTCAGATGCGCAACACGCCGCTAGCGGCGTTTCTAGTGCGCAAACCGCAATTCCCATTCCGTCCGGCGCTGCGCCAGCTTCGCCTTCAATTGCAATATTGAGATACGCATGACCGAAATCTGGAAAATGACCCTTGGGCAACTCACTGCGGGCTATGCCTCCGGTGCGCTGTCTCCTGTAGATGCTGCTAAGGCTGCGTTCGAACGTATCGATAAGGTCAATCCAGCGATCAACGCGATCTTTGCGCCAATGCCGGAGCGAGCGTTAGAAGCGGCTGTTGCATCGGAGAAGCGCTGGCGCGATGGCGCTGCATTGGGCCCGCTCGACGGTGTGCCGATGACCATCAAAGACAGTGTCGCGATGAAGGGGACGCCCTATGTTCGCGGTTGCGCTGCCAATCTTGGTAATCCGCTCTCAACCTCGGACTCGCCGCCTGTGGCGCGCATCCAGGAAGCTGGTGGCGTCATTCTGGCGAAGACCACTATGCCAGACTTTGGTATGTTCGCAGCGGGCGTCAGCTCTGCGCACGGCACCACCCGAAATCCCTTTAATCTTGCCTATAATACTGGCGGCTCCAGCAGCGGCGGTGCAGCATCCCTAGCTGCAGGCATTGGCGCATTGACTATCGGCACAGATATGGCGGGCTCGGTGCGCATGCCGGCTGCCATGTGTGGCCTTGCCGGCATGAAGCCGACACAGGGTCGTGTGCCGCATTTGCCACCGAGTGCTGTTCGCAGCGCCGGTCCTCTGGCTCGCAATGTCAAGGATATGGCCACCTTCCTGACAGTTCTGTCGGGCGAGGATCTTCGCGACTTCGGCTCTATTCCTCCCGAGCAGCGTCGATACGAGGATGCGGATCCGGCTCAACTTAAGGGCATGGAGATCGGCCTTTGTCTCGACGCGGGCTTTGGATGTGAAACGGAGCCTGAAATCCGTGAGGCAATCCTGCGAGTTGCGCGCGAGGTTGAAGCTGCGGGTGCCGTTATCGTGCCCGTTGATCGTTTGATCGAGTTCGACCCAAGCGAGGCCTTGAACAAGCTGTTCTTCCTGCGCAGTCGCCTTGAATACAACGCTATGCCTGCCGAAAAGCGCAGCCTCATGTTGCCCTATGCTCTGCAGGCTTGCGAGGCAGCGGGAGAGATTAGCGCAATCGACTACGCAAGCGCTCTCGAGGAGCTGGAAAAGGCCAAAGCGCAGATGTACCGCCATTTCGGTCGCCTGCAGTACATGCTGACGCCGGCATCGCCTGTACACGGTTTCCCCGCTGATGATGTCGGAGCAGACACTAAGTCCGCTCTCCGTCACACCAATTTCATGTCGCTGGTTAATCAGACAGGCCAGCCCGGTGCCGTTGTTAATTGCGGCATGACTGCTCAGAACCTGCCAATCGGCGTTCAAGTCATCGGTCGTCGTTTCGACGACTGGGGTGTGGTGCAGCTGCTTGCTGCACTGGAAACAATGTTGGGCGCGACGCCCGACATCGCAGAACCAAACTAGTCGTCGCCCGAGGGGGCAAAAGGAGGGATTTAACGAATGCAGATTGTTCCAAAGCTGGGCACGAAAGCTCGTGCACTGGCCATCGGCGGGGCTCTGTCCGCGCTTATGGCAGGCATAGCTCACGCAGATGACCGCCCTGTGATCACCATCGCGGTTCCGCAGGTGGTCAATGGTGGCGTGCTCGATTTCCTGGCCGACCAGAGCTTGGTTTCCCAGCGTATTGCAGACAGCATTGCTGAAACCATGATCGACTTCGATCGTCAGAATCCAGAGCTGACCACGCGCGCCGCGCTGGCTGAAAGCTGGACGCGGATCGACGAAGACACCATCGAGCTCAAGCTTCGCCCCAATGTGAAGTTCCATTCCGGTGCGACCCTGTCGGCAGACGACGTTGTCTTCAGCTTCTCCCCGGAACGCTTCGGTGCTGTTGAAGACGGCAGGGGCGTCCCGCCAGAATTGAAGGCAGCCGCAACACGCCTTTGGTCCGGCATTTCGGTGGAAAAAGTTGACGACCTCACAGTCCGCGTCAACTCGGAAAAGCCAGACCCAGTTCTCGAGCAGCGTATGCAGCGTCTCGGCGCCGAAATCGTGTCGAAGGCCGACTACGAAGCCACCGCAACCTATGGTGACTTTTTCAAGGCTCCGGTCGGCACTGGCCCA includes the following:
- a CDS encoding amidase, with protein sequence MTEIWKMTLGQLTAGYASGALSPVDAAKAAFERIDKVNPAINAIFAPMPERALEAAVASEKRWRDGAALGPLDGVPMTIKDSVAMKGTPYVRGCAANLGNPLSTSDSPPVARIQEAGGVILAKTTMPDFGMFAAGVSSAHGTTRNPFNLAYNTGGSSSGGAASLAAGIGALTIGTDMAGSVRMPAAMCGLAGMKPTQGRVPHLPPSAVRSAGPLARNVKDMATFLTVLSGEDLRDFGSIPPEQRRYEDADPAQLKGMEIGLCLDAGFGCETEPEIREAILRVAREVEAAGAVIVPVDRLIEFDPSEALNKLFFLRSRLEYNAMPAEKRSLMLPYALQACEAAGEISAIDYASALEELEKAKAQMYRHFGRLQYMLTPASPVHGFPADDVGADTKSALRHTNFMSLVNQTGQPGAVVNCGMTAQNLPIGVQVIGRRFDDWGVVQLLAALETMLGATPDIAEPN